The genome window GAGGGAACTGGAAGGTCGTTGAGCCGTAGATACACCTGCAATTGCGCACGGTGATGAATCGTATGATTGAGCACGAAGCAGCGCAGCACACTGCCGCGAGGCATCGCGAACATGATGCTGCCATCCGGATTCTTCATCGACCACATCACGCCAAGGTGTGCGTCGGTTGCGCCCT of Candidatus Hydrogenedentota bacterium contains these proteins:
- a CDS encoding DinB family protein; translation: GATDAHLGVMWSMKNPDGSIMFAMPRGSVLRCFVLNHTIHHRAQLQVYLRLNDLPVPSIYGPTADDPTGNN